A stretch of the Sulfuricurvum sp. genome encodes the following:
- a CDS encoding 16S rRNA (uracil(1498)-N(3))-methyltransferase, with product MKFVLNPDAGSSELSISGEDYKYLIKVRRHRVGDTVCFRTKEKLSEEYRYHLERTDGKNAYFSLQSHHHAPCVNARKLHIGWCLIDPKTVEKTLPMLTELGVEKITFIHCHRSQQNFRLDYERMTRLMESSIMQCGRTSLIELGESPALSTFLKAHPDAVIFDFGGETLKSDENIETVVIGCEGGFDESERKQFSDYRVRLFSSPMILRSETAAVAIASRIL from the coding sequence GTGAAATTTGTTTTGAATCCGGATGCGGGCTCTTCGGAGCTGAGCATTTCGGGTGAAGATTATAAATATTTGATTAAAGTTCGTCGGCATAGGGTCGGGGATACGGTATGTTTTCGCACGAAAGAAAAATTGAGCGAGGAGTATCGCTACCATTTGGAACGGACAGATGGGAAAAATGCCTATTTTTCTCTTCAAAGTCACCATCACGCCCCATGCGTCAATGCACGGAAACTTCATATCGGATGGTGTCTGATCGATCCGAAGACGGTCGAAAAAACGTTGCCGATGCTGACTGAGTTGGGGGTGGAAAAAATCACCTTCATTCATTGTCACCGTTCGCAGCAGAATTTCAGACTCGATTATGAACGGATGACACGGCTTATGGAAAGCTCGATTATGCAATGCGGACGAACCTCTTTAATCGAGTTGGGCGAATCCCCGGCATTAAGCACATTTTTAAAAGCGCATCCAGATGCTGTTATTTTTGATTTCGGCGGAGAGACCTTAAAATCGGATGAGAACATCGAGACCGTCGTGATCGGATGTGAGGGGGGATTTGATGAGAGTGAACGGAAACAGTTTTCGGATTACCGCGTACGGCTCTTTTCTTCACCGATGATTTTGCGCTCCGAGACAGCAGCCGTTGCAATAGCATCACGGATATTGTAA
- the rpmE gene encoding 50S ribosomal protein L31, with translation MKKDLHPNIVECSVSCACGNTFTTTSTKDAIRVDICSACHPFYTGSERQVDTAGRIDKFKKRYALNS, from the coding sequence ATGAAAAAAGATCTTCACCCGAACATCGTAGAATGTTCTGTTAGCTGCGCATGCGGTAATACATTCACAACTACAAGTACTAAAGACGCGATCCGTGTCGATATCTGCAGCGCTTGTCATCCGTTTTATACCGGTTCTGAGCGTCAAGTAGATACAGCAGGACGTATTGATAAATTCAAAAAACGTTACGCATTAAATTCGTAA
- the rsmI gene encoding 16S rRNA (cytidine(1402)-2'-O)-methyltransferase: MLSLVPTPIGNISDISLRSLDVLSAADVILCEDTRVTKKLIHLLKERHNLTTAEPQFLSLHSHNEADFVSKLTPEFFNANIVYVSDAGMPGISDPGQILVRYCLDQGIDYDILPGANAALTAFVASGFVETKMLFFGFLPHKGNDRSSALQEALFNGYTTILYESPKRLDKLLSELVIAAPERQVFLAKELSKRYQKFYRGTASELIPQMEKEIRGEWVVVIEASEAKGSSLSEQDILALDIPKKAASKLIAKITGENPKECYQRLL; the protein is encoded by the coding sequence ATGCTAAGCCTCGTTCCCACTCCCATCGGAAATATTTCTGATATTTCGCTTCGTTCCCTCGACGTTTTATCCGCTGCTGATGTCATCCTTTGTGAAGATACCCGTGTCACCAAAAAACTGATTCATTTACTTAAAGAACGCCATAATCTGACAACTGCGGAACCGCAATTTTTGAGTCTGCATTCCCATAATGAAGCGGATTTTGTTTCCAAACTCACTCCCGAATTTTTTAATGCCAACATTGTCTATGTGAGCGATGCTGGAATGCCGGGGATCAGTGATCCTGGGCAGATACTGGTACGTTATTGTTTGGATCAGGGTATCGATTACGATATCCTACCGGGTGCAAATGCGGCACTTACCGCTTTCGTAGCCAGCGGATTTGTGGAGACTAAAATGCTCTTTTTCGGGTTTTTGCCGCACAAAGGGAATGACCGTTCTTCAGCGCTTCAAGAAGCACTATTTAACGGATATACGACGATACTGTACGAATCCCCTAAGCGTCTCGATAAATTGCTCTCAGAATTAGTGATTGCTGCTCCTGAACGGCAGGTTTTTTTAGCAAAAGAACTTTCCAAACGGTATCAGAAATTTTATCGCGGAACTGCATCCGAGTTGATTCCTCAAATGGAGAAAGAGATACGGGGGGAGTGGGTCGTAGTGATCGAAGCGTCCGAAGCCAAAGGTTCATCTTTGAGCGAGCAGGATATTCTTGCTCTGGATATTCCCAAAAAAGCCGCTTCAAAATTGATCGCCAAGATTACCGGCGAGAATCCCAAAGAGTGCTATCAACGCCTCTTATAA
- the rlmB gene encoding 23S rRNA (guanosine(2251)-2'-O)-methyltransferase RlmB — MLIYGKQPVYYALERHKERIKVLYLAKEIEKKEYSLLMKMGFEIKRIPEKAAQAMVKGGNHQGYIAEISQVVPYASPFLKKCDFVVILSSITDMGNIGSLIRSAYALGVQAIVISGIKEPNLEPMIRTSSGAALDLPIVIIHNIHDVLHELKQSGFQVYGAVMDGQDIRETTFAAKRALVLGNEGEGLSGRVQKSLDVGVSIPMAHDFDSLNVGVAGAILMERMR; from the coding sequence ATGCTTATATATGGAAAACAACCGGTTTACTACGCACTAGAACGTCATAAAGAGCGCATCAAAGTTCTTTATCTGGCAAAAGAGATTGAGAAAAAAGAGTATTCGCTGCTTATGAAAATGGGCTTTGAAATTAAACGGATCCCTGAAAAAGCCGCTCAGGCAATGGTAAAAGGGGGAAATCACCAAGGTTATATTGCCGAGATTTCCCAAGTTGTCCCATACGCCTCTCCTTTTCTCAAAAAATGCGATTTTGTGGTGATTCTCAGTTCGATTACCGACATGGGGAATATCGGTTCCCTCATACGCAGTGCTTATGCACTAGGGGTACAGGCAATCGTGATCAGCGGTATTAAAGAGCCGAATCTGGAGCCGATGATCCGTACCAGCAGTGGTGCCGCACTTGATCTTCCGATTGTCATTATTCATAATATTCATGACGTACTGCATGAACTGAAACAATCAGGATTTCAGGTGTACGGAGCGGTCATGGACGGACAGGATATACGAGAGACTACGTTTGCCGCTAAACGTGCATTGGTATTGGGTAACGAGGGAGAGGGACTCAGCGGCAGAGTTCAAAAAAGTCTCGATGTCGGTGTTTCTATACCGATGGCCCATGATTTTGATTCTTTAAATGTCGGTGTTGCCGGCGCAATTTTGATGGAGAGAATGAGATGA
- a CDS encoding LL-diaminopimelate aminotransferase, translating into MFDEIQFDRIRRLPKYVFAEVNELKMARRRAGADVIDFSMGNPDGDTPKHIREKLIESAQKTKTHGYSVSKGIPKLRQAICDWYKRRYDVDLNPDTEAVATMGSKEGYAHLAYAITNPGDVAVVPDPTYPIHSYGFILAGGNVQKMELPFDEDYKVDEDLFFERLEQAFHISFPKPKFVVVNFPHNPTTATVTPEFYTRIVEMAKRERFYIISDIAYGDLTFDGYKTPSIMSVPGAKDVAVESFTLSKSYNMAGWRVGFFVGNPKLIGALQKIKSWLDYGMFTPIQVAATVALQGDQTCVQEITDKYDHRQDVLIEAFNRAGWPVRRNQASMFVWAKIPECARHLGSLEFSKRLLVEANVAVAPGIGFGDYGDDYVRIALIENDKRIRQAAKNIKQFLSTLDCKGAE; encoded by the coding sequence ATGTTTGATGAAATCCAATTTGACCGGATTAGACGCCTCCCGAAATATGTATTTGCCGAAGTAAACGAGCTTAAAATGGCGCGCAGACGTGCCGGAGCCGACGTTATTGATTTTAGTATGGGAAATCCTGACGGGGACACGCCGAAACATATTCGCGAAAAGTTGATCGAATCGGCGCAGAAAACCAAAACACACGGATATTCGGTTTCCAAAGGGATACCAAAACTGCGACAAGCGATTTGTGACTGGTACAAACGCCGTTATGACGTTGACCTTAATCCGGATACCGAAGCGGTAGCGACTATGGGTTCAAAAGAGGGGTATGCCCATCTTGCCTACGCCATCACTAATCCGGGAGATGTAGCGGTAGTTCCTGATCCGACCTATCCGATTCACTCATACGGATTCATTTTAGCGGGCGGAAACGTTCAAAAAATGGAATTGCCGTTTGATGAAGATTACAAAGTCGATGAAGATCTTTTCTTTGAACGATTGGAACAAGCGTTTCATATCTCTTTTCCTAAACCGAAATTTGTGGTAGTCAACTTCCCGCATAATCCGACTACCGCAACGGTTACTCCGGAATTTTATACCCGTATCGTTGAGATGGCAAAACGCGAGCGTTTCTATATCATCAGTGATATCGCGTACGGCGATTTGACGTTTGACGGATACAAAACTCCGTCAATTATGTCCGTTCCGGGTGCAAAAGATGTAGCGGTTGAAAGTTTTACCCTCTCTAAAAGTTACAATATGGCGGGTTGGCGTGTAGGATTCTTTGTCGGAAATCCGAAGCTGATCGGCGCATTGCAAAAAATCAAAAGCTGGTTGGATTACGGGATGTTTACCCCGATCCAAGTAGCCGCAACCGTGGCACTTCAAGGCGATCAAACGTGTGTTCAGGAGATCACCGATAAATACGACCACCGTCAAGATGTTTTGATCGAGGCGTTTAACCGTGCAGGCTGGCCGGTCCGCCGTAACCAAGCTTCAATGTTTGTATGGGCAAAAATTCCTGAATGTGCCCGTCATTTGGGAAGTTTGGAATTTTCAAAACGTCTTTTGGTCGAAGCGAACGTAGCAGTGGCTCCGGGGATCGGATTCGGAGATTACGGCGATGATTATGTCCGTATTGCACTGATCGAAAATGACAAACGTATCCGTCAAGCGGCTAAAAACATCAAACAGTTTTTAAGTACCTTGGATTGTAAGGGTGCTGAGTGA
- a CDS encoding homoserine dehydrogenase, with translation MTRVGVIGVGTVGRSVVQILEENKNIISARAGDEIVVKSGVVRNLEKASGLSIALSQNPYDIVDDPEIDVVVELMGGVELPFEIVKKALQNGKAVVTANKALLAYHRYELQEIAGDIPFEFEASVAGGIPIINALRDGLSANHILSIMGIMNGTCNFMMTKMMSEGVAFEDVLAEAQRLGYAEADPTFDIGGFDAAHKLLILASIAYGIDAKPEEILIEGIEGITQTDIAFAKEFGYTIKLLGIAKREGDEVELRVHAALVDEDAMIAKIDGVMNGISVVGDRVGETLYYGPGAGGNATASAVVANIIDIVRSGKRSPMLGFNHPLEEGLRLKNRDDIRSKYYLRLRVSDKPGILAQITRLFADQMISIEAVIQRPSETECAHLLFATHEATERSIHALMNQLETLDAVLESPFMIRIV, from the coding sequence GTGACACGTGTCGGCGTTATCGGAGTCGGCACGGTCGGGCGTTCTGTCGTACAGATTCTTGAAGAGAATAAAAACATCATTTCAGCACGTGCCGGGGATGAAATCGTAGTCAAAAGCGGTGTTGTACGAAATCTTGAAAAAGCATCCGGTCTCTCTATCGCATTGTCGCAAAATCCATACGATATCGTCGATGACCCTGAAATCGACGTTGTTGTTGAGTTAATGGGAGGCGTTGAACTTCCATTCGAAATCGTTAAAAAAGCATTGCAAAACGGCAAAGCGGTGGTAACAGCGAACAAAGCCCTTTTAGCTTACCATCGTTATGAGCTTCAAGAGATTGCCGGGGATATCCCTTTTGAATTTGAAGCGAGTGTCGCCGGCGGAATTCCGATTATCAATGCGCTGCGCGACGGGCTTTCGGCGAATCATATCCTCTCCATTATGGGAATTATGAACGGCACGTGTAACTTTATGATGACAAAAATGATGTCGGAAGGGGTTGCATTTGAAGATGTGTTGGCCGAAGCACAGCGATTAGGATATGCCGAAGCAGATCCTACATTCGATATCGGCGGATTTGATGCAGCACATAAACTTCTTATTCTCGCATCGATTGCGTACGGTATCGATGCAAAACCTGAAGAGATATTGATTGAAGGGATCGAAGGGATTACGCAAACGGATATCGCATTCGCAAAAGAGTTTGGATACACAATCAAACTTTTAGGAATTGCCAAACGCGAGGGTGACGAAGTTGAACTTCGAGTTCATGCGGCGTTGGTGGACGAAGATGCAATGATCGCAAAAATAGACGGTGTGATGAACGGCATCAGCGTAGTGGGTGACCGTGTCGGTGAAACCCTCTATTACGGACCGGGTGCCGGCGGAAATGCAACGGCGAGTGCGGTAGTGGCGAACATTATCGATATTGTCCGTTCCGGTAAACGCTCACCGATGCTTGGATTCAATCATCCGCTTGAAGAAGGGCTGCGGCTAAAAAATCGGGACGATATCCGCTCAAAATATTATCTCCGTCTCAGGGTGTCCGATAAACCGGGGATATTGGCACAAATCACGAGACTCTTCGCCGATCAGATGATATCGATTGAGGCTGTTATTCAACGCCCTTCCGAAACCGAATGCGCTCATTTGCTCTTTGCCACGCACGAAGCGACAGAACGATCCATTCATGCGCTTATGAATCAACTTGAAACGTTGGATGCCGTTCTTGAGTCTCCGTTTATGATACGAATTGTGTAA
- the rpmJ gene encoding 50S ribosomal protein L36, with protein sequence MKVRSSVKKMCDDCKVIKRKGIVRVICKTPKHKQRQG encoded by the coding sequence ATGAAAGTACGTTCTTCAGTGAAGAAAATGTGCGATGATTGTAAAGTCATCAAACGTAAAGGGATTGTGCGCGTAATCTGCAAAACCCCAAAACATAAACAAAGACAAGGATAA
- the rpsM gene encoding 30S ribosomal protein S13, whose product MARIAGVDLPKKKRLEYALTYIYGIGLHTSRKILDATGLDYNKRVFELSEDEAATIAKEIRSSGIAVEGDLRKQVAMDIKALMDLGSYRGLRHRKGLPCRGQKTKTNARTRKGKKKTVGSATK is encoded by the coding sequence ATGGCACGTATTGCTGGTGTGGACTTACCTAAGAAAAAACGTTTGGAGTATGCATTAACTTATATCTATGGTATCGGTTTACATACGTCACGAAAAATTTTGGATGCTACAGGGCTCGATTACAACAAGCGTGTATTCGAACTCAGCGAAGATGAAGCGGCAACAATCGCTAAAGAAATCCGAAGCAGCGGAATCGCTGTAGAGGGTGACCTTCGTAAGCAAGTCGCTATGGATATTAAAGCGTTGATGGATCTTGGTTCTTACCGTGGTCTTCGTCACCGTAAAGGTCTCCCATGCCGTGGTCAAAAAACCAAAACCAATGCTCGTACACGCAAAGGTAAGAAGAAAACCGTCGGCTCAGCCACAAAGTAA
- the rpsK gene encoding 30S ribosomal protein S11, with the protein MAKRKATRKKIVKKNIARGIVHILASFNNTLVTVTDEMGNMIAWSSAGALGFKGSKKSTPFAAQQAVESALEKAMVHGIKEVGIKVQGPGSGRETAVKSVGAIEGLRVSFMKDVTPLPHNGCRAPKRRRV; encoded by the coding sequence ATGGCAAAAAGAAAAGCAACCCGTAAAAAAATCGTAAAGAAGAATATTGCACGAGGTATCGTACATATCTTGGCATCATTCAACAATACCCTTGTAACGGTAACAGATGAAATGGGTAATATGATCGCATGGAGTTCGGCTGGAGCCCTTGGTTTCAAAGGTTCTAAAAAATCGACTCCGTTCGCTGCGCAACAAGCAGTAGAATCAGCGTTGGAAAAAGCAATGGTCCACGGAATTAAAGAAGTGGGAATTAAAGTTCAAGGTCCAGGTTCTGGACGTGAAACAGCAGTTAAAAGTGTTGGTGCGATCGAAGGTTTACGAGTTTCATTTATGAAAGACGTTACTCCACTACCACACAATGGATGTCGTGCGCCTAAGCGCCGACGCGTCTAA
- the rpsD gene encoding 30S ribosomal protein S4, with the protein MARYRGPVEKIERRFGVSLGLKGERRLAGKSALDKRPYGPGQHGQRRTKISEYGTQLREKQKAKFMYGLSEKQMRSLFAEAKRRTGNTGTNLVMLLEQRLDNVVYRMGFATTRRFARQLVNHGHILVDGKRVDIPSYRVKPGQKVEIHEKSKKNNQIVRAIELTNQTGLAAWVDIDQEKAFGIFTRLPEREEVVIPVEERLIVELYSK; encoded by the coding sequence ATGGCAAGATATAGAGGACCCGTAGAAAAAATCGAAAGAAGATTCGGTGTAAGCCTTGGACTAAAAGGTGAGCGTCGTCTTGCAGGTAAAAGTGCCCTTGACAAACGTCCATATGGACCTGGCCAACACGGTCAACGCCGTACAAAAATTTCTGAATACGGTACACAGCTTCGCGAAAAACAAAAAGCGAAATTTATGTACGGTTTGAGTGAAAAACAAATGCGTTCATTGTTTGCTGAAGCAAAACGTCGTACAGGTAATACCGGTACGAACTTGGTAATGCTTCTTGAGCAACGTCTTGATAATGTTGTTTATCGCATGGGATTTGCAACAACTCGTCGTTTTGCACGCCAATTGGTTAACCACGGTCATATTTTGGTTGACGGCAAACGTGTTGATATTCCATCATACCGTGTAAAACCGGGTCAAAAAGTGGAAATCCACGAGAAAAGTAAAAAGAACAACCAAATCGTTCGTGCGATTGAATTGACAAACCAAACCGGTCTTGCGGCATGGGTTGACATCGATCAAGAAAAAGCGTTCGGTATTTTCACACGTCTTCCAGAACGTGAAGAGGTTGTTATTCCAGTTGAAGAACGTCTAATCGTCGAGCTTTACTCGAAATAA
- a CDS encoding DNA-directed RNA polymerase subunit alpha, with amino-acid sequence MKKIKTSPLLPKEFVVEQISANEANIIAYPFETGFAVSLAHPLRRFLLSSSVGYAPIGIKIEGAKHEFDSVRGMLEDISDFIINLKGVRFKLKNGLKEKEITYSFAGPCEIHGSDLDNDDVEVVTPNAFLATLNEDATLTFSVKIHQGIGYAPSEDVRDVLSEGYIALDAYFTPVRRATYAIENVLVEDNPNFEKVVINILTDGQISPVDAFKNALEVMYAQMAVFNSEVSIKAPAAAERGDEHPELKRLGARIEDLGLSARSFNCLDRSNIKYIGEIVMMSQNDLKEVKNLGKKSFEEILEKITEYGYAVGQDLADDLISAIKKKIEAE; translated from the coding sequence ATGAAAAAAATTAAGACATCACCACTTCTTCCGAAAGAGTTTGTCGTCGAGCAAATCAGCGCGAATGAAGCGAATATTATCGCCTATCCGTTTGAAACCGGGTTTGCGGTTTCACTCGCTCATCCACTTCGCCGCTTTTTGCTAAGCAGTTCGGTCGGATACGCACCTATCGGTATTAAAATTGAGGGTGCTAAGCATGAGTTTGACTCTGTGCGCGGTATGCTTGAAGACATTTCGGATTTTATCATTAACCTCAAAGGGGTTCGTTTCAAATTGAAAAACGGACTCAAAGAGAAAGAGATCACTTACAGCTTCGCAGGCCCTTGTGAAATCCATGGAAGTGATTTGGATAATGATGATGTTGAAGTGGTAACGCCAAATGCATTTTTGGCAACGTTGAATGAAGATGCAACGTTGACTTTCTCCGTTAAAATTCATCAGGGTATCGGTTACGCACCGAGTGAAGATGTACGGGATGTTTTGAGTGAGGGTTATATCGCTTTAGATGCGTATTTTACACCGGTACGCCGTGCAACGTATGCAATCGAAAACGTTCTTGTCGAAGACAACCCGAATTTTGAAAAAGTGGTCATTAACATTCTTACCGACGGACAAATTTCTCCGGTTGATGCATTTAAAAATGCATTGGAAGTAATGTACGCACAAATGGCTGTATTTAACAGTGAAGTGAGTATCAAAGCACCAGCTGCAGCTGAACGCGGTGACGAGCATCCTGAACTTAAACGTTTGGGTGCACGCATTGAAGACCTTGGTCTAAGTGCTCGCAGTTTCAACTGTTTAGATCGCTCTAATATCAAATACATCGGTGAAATCGTAATGATGAGCCAAAATGATTTGAAAGAAGTGAAAAACCTCGGCAAAAAATCGTTTGAAGAGATTTTAGAAAAAATCACAGAATACGGTTATGCTGTCGGACAAGATTTGGCTGATGATTTGATCAGTGCAATTAAAAAGAAAATCGAAGCTGAATAA
- the rplQ gene encoding 50S ribosomal protein L17 has protein sequence MRHRHGYRKLGRTSAHREALLTNLSIALIEHGKIETTLIKAKELRSFAEKLITTARVGDANAHRSVFAVLQNKEATKQLINEVAPKYSERNGGYTRIVKTRIRRGDATPMAYIELV, from the coding sequence ATGAGACATCGTCACGGATACCGCAAGCTAGGTCGAACGAGCGCACATCGTGAAGCTTTGTTGACTAACCTTAGCATTGCGTTGATTGAACACGGTAAAATCGAAACTACGTTGATCAAAGCAAAAGAACTTCGTTCATTTGCTGAAAAATTGATTACAACTGCACGTGTCGGTGATGCTAATGCACACCGTTCAGTGTTTGCTGTATTGCAAAATAAAGAAGCAACAAAACAGCTTATTAATGAAGTTGCTCCTAAATATTCTGAGCGTAACGGCGGGTATACTCGTATCGTTAAAACTCGTATCCGCCGCGGTGATGCTACACCGATGGCATACATTGAACTCGTTTAA
- a CDS encoding NifU family protein, producing MIPFSDEELIQPVRNVIDKIRPSLALDGGDIAFLTVKNGTVYVQLQGACIGCSSSGNTLKYGVERQLRMDIHPELTVINVPQGMEHQIDAL from the coding sequence ATGATTCCATTTAGCGATGAAGAACTGATTCAGCCGGTTCGTAACGTCATAGATAAAATTCGACCAAGCCTTGCACTAGACGGTGGTGATATAGCATTCCTTACAGTAAAGAATGGAACGGTTTATGTACAACTACAAGGTGCATGCATTGGATGTTCAAGCAGCGGAAATACATTGAAATATGGCGTTGAGCGTCAGCTACGGATGGATATCCATCCAGAATTGACTGTCATTAATGTACCGCAAGGTATGGAACATCAAATCGATGCATTATAA
- a CDS encoding UDP-N-acetylmuramoyl-L-alanyl-D-glutamate--2,6-diaminopimelate ligase — protein sequence MKIEIEGQPYQYISENSGDCGSECAFLLTKQNEKYKQDAIARGAHSIITPSECWDLFGLELICVIGITGTNGKTTTASAIYSLMLDLGHKAAMQGTRGFFMNDAPVEGKTLTTPTVLNTYRHMAQAISAGCEYFIMEVSSHAIEQERIAGITFGLKILTNITQDHLDYHESIEEYTRIKNLFFQDESKKLINRDEPKADFNIINAFTYSVENPSTYKIIAYSLNNGVSGILKHFEEHVPFVTSLHGFFNLYNITAAFAAVHIVTGESLEKIADAIENFGGVSGRMEVVSESPLVIVDFAHTPDGMEQVLNALKEKEVLVVFGAGGDRDRTKRPLMGRVASIYAKKLYVTSDNPRFEDPDAIIEDILSGIEDKSNVYVDVNRRNAIAQAIKDRTGDEVILILGKGDETAQIIYDQYLPFDDRVVAKELLATL from the coding sequence TTGAAAATTGAGATTGAGGGTCAACCCTATCAATATATCAGTGAAAATTCCGGAGATTGTGGGTCAGAATGCGCTTTTTTACTCACAAAACAAAATGAAAAATACAAACAAGATGCGATTGCTCGTGGTGCTCACTCGATCATTACACCATCAGAGTGCTGGGATCTTTTTGGATTAGAGCTAATCTGTGTTATCGGGATTACCGGTACAAACGGTAAAACGACAACGGCCAGTGCAATTTATTCATTGATGCTAGATTTGGGTCATAAAGCAGCGATGCAAGGGACTCGCGGATTTTTCATGAATGATGCTCCAGTGGAGGGAAAAACACTTACAACCCCTACTGTATTGAATACCTATCGACATATGGCACAAGCGATTTCAGCTGGGTGTGAGTATTTTATTATGGAAGTCAGTTCACATGCAATCGAGCAAGAACGGATTGCAGGTATTACCTTCGGTCTAAAGATTTTGACCAATATCACCCAAGATCATCTTGATTATCATGAAAGCATCGAAGAGTATACCCGTATCAAAAATCTTTTCTTCCAGGATGAATCGAAAAAACTGATCAATAGAGACGAACCGAAGGCAGATTTTAATATTATCAATGCTTTTACGTACAGCGTCGAAAATCCTTCAACGTATAAAATTATTGCGTATTCATTGAATAATGGTGTCAGCGGTATACTCAAGCATTTTGAAGAGCACGTTCCGTTTGTTACTTCATTGCACGGGTTTTTTAACCTCTATAATATTACTGCCGCATTTGCTGCAGTCCATATAGTGACCGGTGAGAGCTTGGAAAAAATTGCGGATGCGATTGAGAATTTCGGAGGGGTCAGCGGACGGATGGAAGTTGTCAGTGAATCCCCTTTGGTTATTGTTGATTTCGCCCATACTCCAGATGGAATGGAGCAGGTACTGAACGCTCTTAAAGAGAAGGAAGTGTTGGTCGTTTTTGGGGCAGGCGGTGATCGTGATCGCACTAAACGCCCGTTAATGGGACGTGTTGCCTCCATTTATGCGAAAAAACTGTATGTAACGAGTGACAATCCTCGTTTTGAAGACCCGGATGCTATCATTGAAGATATTTTATCGGGGATTGAAGATAAAAGTAACGTATATGTTGATGTCAATCGGCGCAATGCTATCGCACAGGCCATAAAAGATCGCACCGGCGATGAAGTCATTTTGATTTTAGGCAAAGGGGATGAAACGGCTCAAATCATTTATGACCAATATTTGCCGTTTGATGACCGTGTTGTTGCTAAAGAGCTCTTGGCAACCCTTTAG
- a CDS encoding (2Fe-2S) ferredoxin domain-containing protein → MGIPQPAFYIFKCEQSSPPGMPKPSCVNPQTQDLFQHLAQTLMQKGLIATVQPIRTSCMNRCNVGPIMLVEPGHVMYSGLTKAKIDEIIEKHIIGGEVVKEYVIPEELWDAPITPADMMKQMGR, encoded by the coding sequence ATGGGTATCCCTCAACCGGCATTTTATATTTTCAAATGTGAGCAAAGTTCCCCTCCGGGCATGCCAAAACCAAGTTGTGTTAATCCACAAACTCAGGATCTTTTTCAGCATTTGGCACAAACTTTGATGCAAAAAGGGTTGATTGCTACGGTACAACCGATTCGTACTTCATGTATGAACCGCTGCAATGTCGGACCAATTATGCTTGTTGAGCCGGGACATGTGATGTATTCAGGATTGACGAAAGCTAAAATTGATGAAATTATTGAAAAACACATTATCGGTGGTGAAGTGGTGAAGGAGTACGTTATTCCTGAAGAGCTATGGGATGCACCGATCACACCAGCCGATATGATGAAGCAGATGGGACGCTAA
- the panD gene encoding aspartate 1-decarboxylase produces the protein MLIEMLYSKIHRATVTDANLNYVGSITIDEELLEASKMRVGQKVEILNINNGERFSTYIILGERGQRDICLNGAAARKVHKGDKIIIVAYATYNDHELENYKPTVVLVDDENTITEIIEKI, from the coding sequence ATGTTAATCGAAATGCTTTATAGTAAAATTCACCGTGCTACGGTTACCGACGCTAATCTTAATTACGTCGGTTCCATCACCATTGATGAAGAACTTCTTGAAGCCTCCAAAATGCGTGTCGGCCAAAAAGTTGAGATACTGAACATCAATAACGGTGAACGCTTCTCAACCTACATCATTCTCGGTGAACGCGGCCAACGCGATATTTGTCTAAACGGTGCTGCGGCACGAAAAGTGCATAAAGGCGATAAAATTATTATCGTCGCATATGCCACTTACAATGATCACGAACTCGAAAACTATAAACCTACTGTCGTGTTGGTTGATGATGAGAATACTATAACCGAAATAATCGAGAAGATATAA